GTTCGGCCAGTTGCCACGGTGCTCCTGCGGGATGAGCGGGGCTGCAGGCGGCCGTATGTCCCAAGACCGCCCCGTCGAATGCAGGCTATGTCTTTGTGAACGCGTGCACAAAGATTGTGTCCGTTTTGTCCGGTCAAAGTGACCGGGGTCACGCACATTTCCCGCGCGATCCCGGAACCAGGGACCGCAACGGCCCGTTGCAGCCTCGAAGGGGGCAAAGCAGTACACACTCCTCACAACTAAGCCCCCGAGGCCACTCAAAACGCCCGCAATGTTAACCGGGTTTCGCGTCCGCACCCAGCGCCCTGCGCAGCCTCGCGGGGTCCACGCGCCAGAACGTGTGCTGTTCGCCATCGATCAGCACCACCGGAATCTGCTCCCAGTACTCCTTGTACAGCTCCTCGTCCTCGGTGATGTCCTTCTCCACCCACGCCGCACCGGTCTCCGCGCAGACCGCGCCCACCACCGCCCGCGCGTCCTCGCACAGATGGCAGCCCGGCTTACCGACCAGCGTGACCACCCGCTCGGCGGGCTTCTTCTTCGTACGGCGCAGCAGAGGACTCATGCCTACATTCTGCGCTCGCCGCGCCTCCTTTCCAGGCCCGGGCGGCCCATCCCCCGTCCGTCCGGAATCAACCGATTCACCATTCCGCCCCGAAGCGTTCACGCCACCGCATCACGGCAGGTCGGGCAGGTACGGACCGACTGGCTATGCTCACCGCATGGCCGC
This sequence is a window from Streptomyces parvus. Protein-coding genes within it:
- a CDS encoding glutaredoxin family protein → MSPLLRRTKKKPAERVVTLVGKPGCHLCEDARAVVGAVCAETGAAWVEKDITEDEELYKEYWEQIPVVLIDGEQHTFWRVDPARLRRALGADAKPG